Proteins encoded together in one Thermococcus gammatolerans EJ3 window:
- a CDS encoding 4-phosphopantoate--beta-alanine ligase produces the protein MVKIPKSHPRYWSLYYREKIIEGMEKGMTAKAGLIAHGRGEAFDYLIGEKTIEPAERAMMAAVAKFLLAKHPVISVNGNVAALVPKETIELAKALNAKLEINLFYRTEERVRAIERELRKYDPNIEILGINPTKRIPGLEHERGKADENGIWKADVVLVPLEDGDRTEALVRMGKFVVTVDLNPLSRSARMADITIVDNIVRAYPRMIELAEEMRNLPREELERIVNSYDNGKTLSDVLLHIRNRLTKLAEEGIWRRKRLD, from the coding sequence ATGGTGAAGATCCCCAAGAGTCATCCGCGCTACTGGAGTCTCTACTACCGAGAGAAAATCATCGAGGGAATGGAGAAGGGGATGACCGCCAAGGCCGGTCTAATTGCACACGGACGTGGGGAGGCCTTTGACTACCTGATCGGCGAGAAAACGATAGAGCCTGCGGAGAGGGCAATGATGGCTGCCGTTGCAAAGTTTCTCTTGGCTAAACACCCGGTGATCTCGGTTAACGGCAACGTTGCGGCGCTCGTCCCAAAGGAAACAATTGAGCTTGCAAAAGCCTTAAACGCCAAGCTTGAGATAAACCTCTTCTACAGAACGGAGGAGCGCGTCAGGGCCATAGAGCGGGAGCTCAGGAAGTACGACCCGAACATCGAAATACTCGGGATAAACCCAACGAAGAGGATCCCGGGCCTTGAGCACGAGCGCGGAAAAGCTGATGAAAACGGCATCTGGAAGGCTGACGTCGTTCTCGTTCCGCTTGAGGACGGTGACAGGACGGAGGCGCTCGTGAGGATGGGCAAGTTCGTCGTCACCGTTGACCTCAACCCGCTCTCGAGGAGCGCGAGGATGGCGGACATAACGATAGTTGACAACATAGTCCGTGCCTACCCGAGGATGATAGAGCTTGCTGAGGAAATGAGAAACCTCCCAAGGGAAGAGCTCGAAAGGATTGTCAACTCCTACGACAACGGAAAAACGCTGAGCGATGTTCTGCTCCATATAAGGAACAGACTAACTAAACTCGCGGAAGAAGGGATCTGGAGGAGGAAACGTCTGGACTAA
- a CDS encoding helix-turn-helix domain-containing protein, with protein MLEKEKEALARRIAGEIALSSDPGKTMRKWREIFGISQTELAEHLGVSSSVISDYEGGRRKSPGAATIKKFVEALLEIDEKRGGNVIKAFSRTIGVELPTSAILDIREFAIPVTIAELVEAVKGEVMTRKDELERRIYGYTVVDSIKAILEMSSEEFLKLYGWTTERALVFTKVSTGRSPMIAVRVQGLKPAVVVVHGVKKLDELAVRLAEKEKIPLVVSHAENENELISGLRALVEKSERTA; from the coding sequence ATGCTAGAGAAAGAGAAGGAAGCTCTCGCGAGAAGGATCGCCGGTGAAATAGCGCTCTCCTCTGACCCCGGAAAGACAATGAGAAAGTGGCGCGAGATATTCGGGATAAGCCAGACCGAACTCGCGGAACACCTTGGTGTTTCCTCCTCTGTAATAAGCGATTACGAAGGCGGCAGGAGGAAAAGCCCTGGAGCGGCAACGATAAAGAAGTTTGTTGAGGCACTTCTGGAAATAGACGAGAAGAGGGGCGGCAACGTCATAAAAGCCTTTAGCAGAACTATCGGAGTCGAGCTTCCCACCAGCGCGATACTCGACATCAGGGAATTCGCAATACCCGTAACGATAGCGGAACTGGTTGAGGCCGTCAAGGGCGAAGTCATGACGAGAAAGGATGAACTCGAAAGGCGGATCTACGGTTACACAGTTGTCGACAGCATAAAGGCAATCCTCGAAATGAGCAGCGAAGAGTTTCTCAAGCTCTACGGCTGGACTACGGAGAGAGCGCTCGTGTTTACCAAGGTGAGCACCGGAAGGAGTCCGATGATAGCGGTCAGAGTTCAGGGCCTTAAACCGGCCGTTGTGGTCGTTCATGGCGTCAAGAAACTTGACGAATTGGCCGTGAGACTGGCGGAAAAAGAAAAGATACCCCTAGTAGTTTCTCACGCCGAAAACGAGAACGAACTGATATCAGGTCTTCGAGCACTGGTTGAAAAAAGCGAAAGGACAGCTTAG
- a CDS encoding lipopolysaccharide biosynthesis protein, whose translation MGLRALLRSTTDLTLGTIIMALSGLLFWLFAARLYPPDEIGTASALVSFMNLVFALSTLGLNIGLVRFHRIYGKGAAGTTVTAMVLLSTGFTTAYVLMNPGKVFERPGLIVGAYLLGLFGALYNALGFISIPLCRTEVYVKMSTLYGLRVVFLPIFRGLKASGMILATSLGLAIASALGLTEFREQVSFTIDVEFIKESLALSLSNYLGSIVNVLPLYLMPTIVLVELGKARTGYYYIGFTIGNLMMTPIVALSTILIRDGEKALFRKSLALVLSYWVLAVVGIFWLGKPILEIFGGDYLAALPMLKMIALGLGPFGLVYIGISGLTVKGAAGRILAINLVRGLSFLILGYFLLTRQGITGIGVAWALAHLLAALLLDPKTF comes from the coding sequence GTGGGATTGAGGGCTCTCCTAAGGTCAACGACCGACCTGACCCTCGGAACTATAATAATGGCCCTCAGCGGCCTCCTCTTCTGGCTCTTTGCAGCCAGACTGTACCCTCCGGATGAGATAGGTACTGCCTCGGCACTCGTATCCTTCATGAACCTGGTTTTCGCCCTATCCACACTCGGGCTGAACATTGGACTCGTGAGGTTCCACAGGATCTACGGAAAGGGAGCCGCCGGCACGACGGTAACGGCTATGGTATTGCTCTCAACCGGGTTCACGACCGCGTACGTTCTGATGAACCCTGGAAAGGTTTTTGAAAGGCCTGGGCTTATCGTAGGAGCCTATTTGCTGGGTCTCTTTGGAGCCCTTTACAACGCCCTAGGCTTCATCTCCATCCCCCTCTGTAGGACGGAAGTGTACGTTAAGATGAGCACCCTGTACGGCCTGAGGGTCGTTTTTCTGCCCATCTTTCGGGGCCTGAAGGCAAGTGGCATGATCCTGGCAACTTCTCTCGGCCTGGCCATCGCTTCGGCTTTGGGACTGACTGAGTTCCGGGAGCAGGTCTCCTTCACAATCGATGTCGAGTTCATAAAAGAAAGTCTCGCGCTGTCCCTGAGCAACTACCTTGGATCCATCGTCAACGTGCTCCCCCTCTATTTGATGCCAACGATAGTCCTCGTGGAGCTTGGGAAGGCGCGGACTGGCTACTATTACATAGGTTTCACCATCGGAAACCTCATGATGACTCCAATAGTGGCACTCTCAACTATCCTTATACGGGACGGGGAAAAGGCGCTTTTCAGAAAATCACTTGCTCTCGTACTCTCCTACTGGGTCCTCGCCGTTGTCGGCATCTTCTGGCTTGGAAAGCCAATCCTCGAGATCTTTGGTGGGGACTACCTCGCCGCCCTCCCGATGCTCAAGATGATCGCACTCGGGCTGGGGCCGTTTGGACTCGTCTACATTGGGATTTCTGGACTTACGGTTAAGGGTGCCGCAGGAAGGATCCTGGCGATAAATCTAGTTAGGGGCTTATCCTTCCTTATCCTCGGTTATTTCCTCTTGACAAGGCAGGGTATAACGGGGATCGGAGTTGCCTGGGCGCTGGCACATCTCCTCGCAGCGCTCCTCCTCGATCCGAAAACTTTTTAA
- a CDS encoding STT3 domain-containing protein yields the protein MARKRGRKKGEIERGNKKEKTAALKRLKSPHHLAPALIALIAFLIRVIPYRLKYPIGYDPYFHLAYLQYVTEHGWVNYFPYALGPWGFLINHFHPKGLWGAPYTVYILGKWAGLSVYGAFKLTPPIFGTLTVLALYYTIKRIHSKEAALLSALILALTFGHIFRSMSNYYRGDNYALFWYSLVLLFFSFALFEKNLRRKATFYALGGLAGGLSSAFWSAYYIVLVLPLFVALGISAYYFLRGKDLMDGLLMALSTGIAAVVASLLGRVFGFGMFWVENWQGEKLLKLTGISPGPLQDAYLGLHLLIILPATVLMIALLWVLKSKIPEKARKIGTAGTLTVTVLVFTGLLWRYGNTLEILSAGLSAFGGAATAEMSRPGWWDIKTAYHVLLLFLLLYPLSLRKPKLCDAFALGSALPLLLLPLYWTRFLFLGSFGLALLGGIGGAEFLKLTKNDARPFGILAVAVLLLIGGYHSVKATYEVKPIVDEHWETALKYLEGSSNENDIVLTWWDHGHWVTYFAHRAAVAQGTPSELVSTFYLGKTTKEDLLELGVDYVTVSLDTMLKWGSLKATAGQGNGYVLILLPFGEAYGDTVIFRNGNYQVAVRKNEKTWDVLVNAGGAQFIPNETWIEDKNGVYIANVTGKKAGNAYLYVNFNYGYAVLMDGETFRTPFARLMFTNNYPKDYTLVYTDGGMVKIFRLLHPNVALVREEGILKFENATGNTLRVYGYTDSGKMVFQRAYNVSGMNEFKIPPEVKGVVIRYTYLRDNVILDRGVFRRSDGWD from the coding sequence ATGGCGAGAAAGAGAGGAAGGAAGAAGGGCGAAATTGAAAGGGGCAACAAGAAAGAAAAAACCGCCGCACTTAAACGGCTTAAATCCCCACACCACCTTGCTCCCGCACTCATAGCGCTGATCGCGTTCCTCATACGGGTTATCCCCTACAGGCTCAAGTACCCGATAGGCTACGACCCGTACTTCCATCTGGCATATCTCCAGTACGTGACGGAGCACGGGTGGGTGAACTATTTCCCCTACGCCCTCGGCCCGTGGGGCTTCCTGATAAACCACTTTCACCCCAAAGGTCTGTGGGGTGCGCCCTACACCGTCTACATCCTGGGGAAATGGGCTGGTCTGTCCGTCTACGGCGCGTTCAAATTAACCCCCCCAATCTTTGGAACTCTCACCGTTCTGGCGCTCTACTACACCATTAAGAGGATACACTCCAAGGAGGCTGCCCTGCTCTCCGCTCTCATCCTGGCCCTAACCTTTGGACACATCTTCAGATCCATGTCGAACTATTACAGGGGTGATAACTACGCCCTCTTCTGGTACTCCCTCGTGCTCCTCTTCTTCTCCTTCGCCCTATTTGAGAAAAACCTCCGAAGAAAAGCAACGTTTTACGCACTGGGTGGCCTCGCCGGGGGACTTTCAAGCGCCTTCTGGAGCGCTTACTACATCGTTCTCGTTCTCCCACTATTCGTTGCGCTCGGCATTTCAGCCTACTATTTCCTGAGGGGAAAGGACTTAATGGACGGCCTTCTAATGGCACTCTCAACGGGAATAGCGGCCGTTGTAGCCTCTCTCCTTGGCAGGGTCTTTGGCTTTGGGATGTTCTGGGTGGAGAACTGGCAGGGGGAAAAGCTCCTAAAGCTCACAGGAATAAGCCCCGGGCCCCTTCAAGATGCCTACCTCGGTCTCCATCTCCTCATTATCCTCCCAGCGACTGTCTTAATGATCGCCCTGCTGTGGGTCCTTAAGTCAAAAATTCCGGAGAAGGCCAGAAAGATCGGAACCGCTGGCACGCTAACGGTTACTGTTCTCGTTTTCACTGGGCTGCTCTGGAGGTACGGGAACACGCTGGAGATACTCTCGGCCGGGCTAAGTGCATTCGGTGGGGCGGCAACGGCTGAGATGTCAAGACCCGGGTGGTGGGACATCAAGACGGCCTACCACGTGCTCCTGCTCTTCCTTCTTCTCTACCCGCTCTCCCTGAGAAAGCCGAAGCTCTGTGACGCCTTCGCCCTCGGTTCGGCCCTCCCACTGCTTCTGCTTCCCCTGTACTGGACCCGCTTCCTATTCCTCGGATCCTTTGGCCTTGCCCTCCTTGGGGGCATCGGTGGGGCAGAGTTCCTCAAACTGACAAAGAATGATGCCCGCCCCTTCGGAATCCTCGCCGTTGCGGTTCTGTTGCTCATAGGAGGTTACCACTCCGTAAAGGCCACGTACGAGGTGAAACCCATAGTCGATGAGCACTGGGAAACTGCCCTGAAGTACTTGGAAGGCAGCTCGAATGAAAACGACATAGTACTCACCTGGTGGGATCACGGCCACTGGGTCACTTATTTTGCTCACAGGGCGGCAGTCGCACAGGGGACGCCGAGCGAGCTGGTCTCGACGTTCTACCTGGGGAAAACTACAAAGGAGGATCTCCTGGAGCTCGGGGTGGATTACGTCACGGTTTCCCTCGACACGATGCTCAAGTGGGGCTCGCTCAAAGCAACCGCCGGTCAGGGAAACGGTTACGTCCTCATCCTCCTACCCTTCGGGGAGGCCTACGGGGACACCGTGATATTCCGGAACGGTAACTACCAAGTGGCCGTAAGGAAGAATGAAAAAACGTGGGACGTGCTCGTTAACGCTGGAGGTGCTCAGTTCATACCCAACGAAACGTGGATAGAAGATAAAAACGGAGTCTACATCGCAAACGTAACCGGGAAAAAAGCAGGCAACGCTTACCTGTACGTCAACTTCAACTACGGCTACGCTGTATTAATGGATGGGGAGACGTTTAGGACTCCGTTTGCGAGGCTCATGTTCACGAACAATTACCCCAAGGATTACACGCTCGTTTACACGGACGGTGGGATGGTCAAGATCTTCCGGCTCCTTCACCCAAACGTAGCCCTCGTCCGTGAGGAAGGAATTCTCAAATTCGAAAACGCGACCGGAAACACCCTGAGGGTATACGGTTACACGGACTCGGGGAAGATGGTATTCCAGCGGGCTTACAACGTCTCAGGGATGAATGAGTTCAAGATACCCCCAGAGGTTAAGGGAGTCGTGATAAGGTATACATATCTCAGGGACAACGTCATCCTCGACAGGGGAGTCTTCAGGAGGTCGGATGGGTGGGATTGA
- a CDS encoding glycosyltransferase family 2 protein, with translation MDVSVILPTMNEEEAIRVVLPRIKGVLDGMGLDYEIIVVDKSSDQTPEIAKGLGAVVVRQRGRGYGDAYLEGFRRARGKYVLMLDPDGSYDPEDIPAILEPLLKDEADFVIGSRLKGEMDPGAMPWLHRRIGNPLLTWVLNLFFKAGISDAHCGMRAIKRDALEKLPLKCKGMEFASEMVIEAAKHGLRIREVPIRYHPRIGKSKLSSFKDGWRHLRLMLLYSPTHLFLIPGLLLLTLGLFLLAYTYVFEPIRLHTMILGSLLLITGTQVLGFGVSAKVYAVKEGLEKPDRITGFFMRYSILEEGLLVGGILLLMGLVLGVRLFLQWRNANYGALFHIQEAILILTLITLGLQVVFFSFFISVYMLKEG, from the coding sequence ATGGACGTTTCAGTAATTCTGCCGACGATGAACGAGGAAGAGGCAATAAGGGTAGTTCTCCCCAGGATAAAGGGCGTCCTCGATGGAATGGGACTCGATTATGAGATCATAGTAGTGGACAAGAGCAGTGATCAAACGCCTGAGATAGCCAAAGGGCTCGGTGCGGTAGTGGTCAGACAGAGGGGTAGGGGTTACGGAGATGCATATCTTGAGGGGTTCAGGAGGGCCAGGGGGAAGTACGTCCTAATGCTCGATCCCGACGGGAGCTACGATCCCGAGGACATACCTGCAATTTTGGAACCCCTTCTTAAGGACGAGGCTGACTTCGTGATCGGTTCTCGCTTAAAGGGTGAGATGGATCCGGGGGCTATGCCCTGGCTTCACAGGAGGATCGGCAACCCCCTCCTGACGTGGGTCTTGAACCTGTTCTTCAAGGCCGGAATTTCGGACGCCCACTGTGGCATGAGGGCCATAAAGCGTGACGCCCTTGAAAAACTCCCCCTCAAGTGTAAGGGCATGGAGTTCGCCAGCGAGATGGTGATAGAGGCGGCGAAGCACGGGCTCCGCATAAGGGAGGTCCCGATACGATATCATCCCCGGATAGGGAAATCAAAACTGAGCTCCTTCAAGGACGGCTGGCGGCACCTCAGACTGATGCTCCTATATTCCCCGACCCACCTTTTCCTGATCCCCGGGCTCCTGCTTCTCACCCTCGGTCTTTTCCTCCTGGCATACACCTACGTTTTCGAGCCTATAAGGCTCCACACCATGATACTCGGCTCCCTTCTCCTTATCACGGGGACTCAGGTTCTCGGCTTCGGCGTCTCGGCCAAGGTTTACGCGGTTAAGGAAGGTCTTGAAAAACCGGATCGGATTACGGGCTTCTTTATGAGGTATTCCATCCTCGAGGAGGGCCTCTTGGTTGGGGGGATTCTCCTGCTCATGGGTCTCGTCTTGGGTGTTAGGCTGTTCCTCCAGTGGAGGAATGCCAACTACGGTGCGCTGTTCCACATTCAGGAGGCCATCCTGATACTGACCCTCATAACCCTCGGCCTTCAGGTGGTCTTCTTCTCCTTCTTCATCAGCGTGTACATGCTCAAGGAGGGTTAG
- a CDS encoding glycosyltransferase family 4 protein encodes MRILIVSPYFPPEGGGLESYAIAMVEELSKEHEVRVICMSRFGSSKETLRVQGKAVPLERVKGFVLSNTPLSLRFTLRLFSIVKNWRPDLIIAHTPVPFAADVAALASALFGVPLIIVYHTLGLRKGALLDVIASIYSKTLERFTLSRAALLVAVSPSVRNYLRETGFRSVVVPPRPKLELLSAAQKKLPPKEKIVLFIGQLSSFHRFKNFELLLRAFAQASRDHPDWELWVVGGGDELPKYRTLARELGLSKRVRFFGPVSDAKKLAEIYSRASIVVLPSSFESFGLVVIEGAIFGAIPLVSGAVAKNIFPLYPGVGKASYVLRQKAELSSMLSELFGHPKTLKKLSAMLRETEGSRKSFKRFRYISVLLELNLLEKF; translated from the coding sequence TTGCGGATCCTCATAGTTTCCCCCTATTTCCCCCCTGAGGGTGGTGGGCTTGAGAGCTATGCAATTGCCATGGTCGAAGAGCTCTCGAAAGAACACGAGGTTCGGGTTATATGTATGAGCAGGTTTGGTTCATCGAAAGAAACCCTGCGGGTTCAGGGAAAGGCCGTACCTCTCGAGCGCGTGAAGGGCTTTGTCCTCTCGAATACACCCCTGAGCCTGAGGTTCACTCTGAGGCTTTTTTCAATCGTCAAAAACTGGAGGCCCGACCTGATAATAGCCCACACCCCCGTTCCCTTCGCCGCGGACGTCGCCGCCCTCGCCTCCGCTCTCTTCGGCGTTCCCCTCATAATCGTATACCACACCCTCGGATTGAGGAAGGGGGCCCTCCTTGATGTCATTGCCTCAATTTACTCGAAGACCCTCGAGCGGTTTACTCTCTCTCGGGCGGCGCTTTTGGTGGCGGTTTCTCCGTCGGTCAGGAATTACCTCAGAGAAACGGGCTTTCGTTCCGTTGTTGTCCCTCCTCGACCGAAGCTGGAACTTCTCAGCGCGGCTCAGAAGAAACTTCCCCCTAAGGAGAAGATCGTCCTTTTCATCGGTCAGCTCTCTTCCTTCCATCGCTTCAAGAACTTTGAACTCCTCCTACGGGCCTTCGCTCAGGCCTCGAGGGACCATCCTGACTGGGAACTGTGGGTCGTTGGAGGTGGGGATGAACTGCCGAAGTACCGCACCCTCGCCCGGGAGCTCGGTCTGAGCAAAAGAGTCAGGTTTTTCGGTCCGGTCTCCGATGCAAAAAAGCTTGCCGAGATCTATTCCAGGGCCTCAATCGTGGTTCTTCCTTCATCCTTTGAGTCCTTTGGGCTTGTCGTTATTGAGGGAGCCATCTTCGGTGCCATCCCCCTTGTTTCGGGTGCAGTGGCGAAGAATATCTTTCCTCTATATCCTGGGGTTGGCAAGGCCTCTTACGTGTTACGGCAAAAGGCGGAGCTTTCTTCGATGTTAAGCGAGCTGTTTGGGCATCCGAAAACTTTAAAAAAGCTTTCTGCAATGCTGCGGGAGACTGAGGGATCCAGGAAATCCTTCAAACGGTTTAGATACATCAGCGTTCTTTTAGAACTCAATCTTTTGGAAAAATTTTGA